From one Coffea eugenioides isolate CCC68of chromosome 11, Ceug_1.0, whole genome shotgun sequence genomic stretch:
- the LOC113753076 gene encoding peptidyl-prolyl cis-trans isomerase E, giving the protein MNQAVQKNTLYVGGLAEEVNESILHSAFIPFGDIKDVKTPLDQATQKHRSFGFVTFLEREDAAAAMDNMDGAELYGRVLTVNYALPERIKGGEQGWAAQPIWADADTWFERQQQEEEMQRLQAEHRAAMQAAEELHRKKMADEREGEKEEETDIVNDPMRKAEEEALMQNS; this is encoded by the exons ATGAACCAGGCAGTGCAGAAGAACACCCTTTACGTCGGAGGATTGGCGGAGGAAGTTAACGAATCCATCCTCCACTCCGCTTTCATTCCCTTCGGCGACATTAAAGACGTTAAGACGCCGTTAGATCAAGCCACCCAAAAGCACCGCTCTTTCGGCTTCGTTACTTTCCTCGAGAGAGAAGATGCCGCCGCCGCAATGGATAATATGGACGGAGCTGAACTTTACGGCCGTGTTCTCACCGTCAATTACGCCCTCCCCGAACGTATTAAGGGTGGTGAACAGGGTTGGGCCGCCCAGCCCA TTTGGGCGGATGCTGACACATGGTTCGAAAGACAGCAGCAGGAAGAGGAAATGCAGAGGCTTCAAGCAGAGCATCGAGCTGCAATGCAGGCTGCAGAAGAATTACACAGGAAAAAGATGGCTGATGAGCGAGAAGGTGAGAAGGAAGAAGAGACAGATATTGTGAATGATCCCATGCGGAAAGCTGAAGAGGAGGCTTTGATGCAGAATAGTTAG
- the LOC113753954 gene encoding folate synthesis bifunctional protein, mitochondrial isoform X1 — protein MNLLKSLAPSKFGCRSTATCRAACFSFFHSSADASVEVHSQEQEVVIALGSNVGDRLQNFDEALQAMKKSGVQITRHACLYETEPAYVTDQPQFLNSAVRGITKLGPHELLGVLKKIEKDMGRTDGIRYGPRLIDLDILFYGRFKVHSDILTVPHERIWERPFVMAPLMDLLGTDIDSDTVPYWHSFANHPGGLFESWKNLGGESLIGKDGMKRVLPIGNQLWDWSKRTSVMGILNLTPDSFSDGGNYPSVEAAVSQVRLMVAEGVDIIDFGAQSTRPMASRISPEEELDRLLPVLEAVRQMPEVEGKLLSVDTFYSQVASEAVDKGAHMVNDVSGGQLDPGMHNVVAALKVPYVAMHMRGDPSTMQNSGNLQYSDVCKEVASELYTRVRDAELSGIPSWRIIIDPGIGFSKKTEHNLDILTGLPTIRSEIAKISLAVSHVPMLIGPSRKRFLGEICAHSTAADRDPATVASVTTGILGGANIVRVHNVKDNLDAAKLCDAILLRRR, from the exons ATGAATTTATTGAAGAGCTTAGCGCCCAGCAAATTTGGCTGTAGAAGTACTGCTACCTGCAGGG CAgcatgcttttcttttttccattcaTCTGCTGATGCATCAGTGGAAGTTCATTCCCAAGAGCAGGAAGTGGTAATTGCTTTGGGAAGCAATGTGGGTGATAGACTTCAGAATTTTGATGAAGCTTTACAGGCAATGAAAAAATCAGGAGTACAGATAACGAGGCATGCTTGCTTATATGAAACTGAGCCTGCTTACGTGACCGATCAACCTCAATTTCTCAACTCTGCTGTTAGAGGCATTACAAAACTTGGACCTCATGAGTTGTTGGGAGTGcttaagaaaattgagaagGATATGGGCCGTACTGATGGGATTAGGTATGGTCCTAGGCTGATTGATTTGGATATATTGTTCTATGGAAGATTCAAGGTTCATTCTGATATTCTTACTGTTCCACATGAAAGGATTTGGGAAAGACCATTTGTGATGGCCCCTTTGATGGATTTGTTGGGAACAGATATAGATAGTGATACGGTTCCATACTGGCATTCATTTGCAAACCATCCTGGTGGGCTTTTTGAGTCATGGAAGAATCTTGGTGGTGAATCTCTTATTGGGAAAGATGGGATGAAAAGGGTTTTGCCAATTGGAAATCAGTTGTGGGACTGGTCCAAGAGAACTTCTGTTATGGGTATTCTTAATTTGACTCCAGATAGTTTTAGTGATGGAGGAAACTACCCATCTGTTGAGGCTGCAGTTTCTCAGGTTCGTTTGATGGTGGCAGAGGGGGTGGATATAATTGATTTTGGTGCACAATCTACACGTCCAATGGCTTCTAGGATTTCGCCTGAGGAAGAGTTGGATAGATTGCTCCCTGTGCTTGAAGCTGTTAGACAAATGCCGGAGGTGGAAGGCAAGCTTTTGTCTGTGGATACGTTTTATTCACAGGTTGCTTCAGAAGCAGTGGATAAGGGGGCTCACATGGTGAACGATGTATCTGGTGGACAGTTGGACCCCGGCATGCATAATGTTGTTGCTGCCCTCAAAGTTCCCTATGTGGCAATGCACATGAGAGGCGATCCATCTACAATGCAGAATAGTGGAAATTTGCAATACAGTGATGTCTGTAAAGAGGTTGCATCAGAGCTATATACTCGAGTTAGAGATGCTGAGTTATCAGGTATTCCTTCTTGGAGGATCATTATTGACCCTGGAATTGGGTTCTCCAAGAAGACTGAACATAATCTGGACATTCTCACAGGTTTGCCAACTATTCGAAGTGAGATTGCTAAAATAAGCCTAGCTGTATCACATGTTCCAATGCTGATTGGACCATCTAGGAAGAGATTCTTGGGCGAAATCTGTGCTCATTCTACTGCAGCGGATAGAGATCCAGCTACTGTTGCCTCTGTGACTACTGGAATCTTAGGTGGTGCTAATATTGTGAGAGTTCATAATGTAAAAGATAATTTAGACGCTGCCAAGCTCTGTGATGCAATTCTGCTGAGGAGAAGGTAG
- the LOC113753954 gene encoding folate synthesis bifunctional protein, mitochondrial isoform X2, producing MNLLKSLAPSKFGCRSTATCRACFSFFHSSADASVEVHSQEQEVVIALGSNVGDRLQNFDEALQAMKKSGVQITRHACLYETEPAYVTDQPQFLNSAVRGITKLGPHELLGVLKKIEKDMGRTDGIRYGPRLIDLDILFYGRFKVHSDILTVPHERIWERPFVMAPLMDLLGTDIDSDTVPYWHSFANHPGGLFESWKNLGGESLIGKDGMKRVLPIGNQLWDWSKRTSVMGILNLTPDSFSDGGNYPSVEAAVSQVRLMVAEGVDIIDFGAQSTRPMASRISPEEELDRLLPVLEAVRQMPEVEGKLLSVDTFYSQVASEAVDKGAHMVNDVSGGQLDPGMHNVVAALKVPYVAMHMRGDPSTMQNSGNLQYSDVCKEVASELYTRVRDAELSGIPSWRIIIDPGIGFSKKTEHNLDILTGLPTIRSEIAKISLAVSHVPMLIGPSRKRFLGEICAHSTAADRDPATVASVTTGILGGANIVRVHNVKDNLDAAKLCDAILLRRR from the exons ATGAATTTATTGAAGAGCTTAGCGCCCAGCAAATTTGGCTGTAGAAGTACTGCTACCTGCAGGG catgcttttcttttttccattcaTCTGCTGATGCATCAGTGGAAGTTCATTCCCAAGAGCAGGAAGTGGTAATTGCTTTGGGAAGCAATGTGGGTGATAGACTTCAGAATTTTGATGAAGCTTTACAGGCAATGAAAAAATCAGGAGTACAGATAACGAGGCATGCTTGCTTATATGAAACTGAGCCTGCTTACGTGACCGATCAACCTCAATTTCTCAACTCTGCTGTTAGAGGCATTACAAAACTTGGACCTCATGAGTTGTTGGGAGTGcttaagaaaattgagaagGATATGGGCCGTACTGATGGGATTAGGTATGGTCCTAGGCTGATTGATTTGGATATATTGTTCTATGGAAGATTCAAGGTTCATTCTGATATTCTTACTGTTCCACATGAAAGGATTTGGGAAAGACCATTTGTGATGGCCCCTTTGATGGATTTGTTGGGAACAGATATAGATAGTGATACGGTTCCATACTGGCATTCATTTGCAAACCATCCTGGTGGGCTTTTTGAGTCATGGAAGAATCTTGGTGGTGAATCTCTTATTGGGAAAGATGGGATGAAAAGGGTTTTGCCAATTGGAAATCAGTTGTGGGACTGGTCCAAGAGAACTTCTGTTATGGGTATTCTTAATTTGACTCCAGATAGTTTTAGTGATGGAGGAAACTACCCATCTGTTGAGGCTGCAGTTTCTCAGGTTCGTTTGATGGTGGCAGAGGGGGTGGATATAATTGATTTTGGTGCACAATCTACACGTCCAATGGCTTCTAGGATTTCGCCTGAGGAAGAGTTGGATAGATTGCTCCCTGTGCTTGAAGCTGTTAGACAAATGCCGGAGGTGGAAGGCAAGCTTTTGTCTGTGGATACGTTTTATTCACAGGTTGCTTCAGAAGCAGTGGATAAGGGGGCTCACATGGTGAACGATGTATCTGGTGGACAGTTGGACCCCGGCATGCATAATGTTGTTGCTGCCCTCAAAGTTCCCTATGTGGCAATGCACATGAGAGGCGATCCATCTACAATGCAGAATAGTGGAAATTTGCAATACAGTGATGTCTGTAAAGAGGTTGCATCAGAGCTATATACTCGAGTTAGAGATGCTGAGTTATCAGGTATTCCTTCTTGGAGGATCATTATTGACCCTGGAATTGGGTTCTCCAAGAAGACTGAACATAATCTGGACATTCTCACAGGTTTGCCAACTATTCGAAGTGAGATTGCTAAAATAAGCCTAGCTGTATCACATGTTCCAATGCTGATTGGACCATCTAGGAAGAGATTCTTGGGCGAAATCTGTGCTCATTCTACTGCAGCGGATAGAGATCCAGCTACTGTTGCCTCTGTGACTACTGGAATCTTAGGTGGTGCTAATATTGTGAGAGTTCATAATGTAAAAGATAATTTAGACGCTGCCAAGCTCTGTGATGCAATTCTGCTGAGGAGAAGGTAG